In a genomic window of Gossypium arboreum isolate Shixiya-1 chromosome 7, ASM2569848v2, whole genome shotgun sequence:
- the LOC108476171 gene encoding uncharacterized protein LOC108476171, translated as MGGNKGDATKKQTPQPTQQLSSSPKEPLEESSESRQKHLQQPSAVVVTATGPPFISAPLYVPTGATSSPFEQQFESVNPKRSRYNSGQWKLLPSSSSLQSQAQMAIITSESSPSPTNPINPQTQAQTTAASSSDAASSPPHSPLPSTTSGQETNKPEDQQFHHQFRKGKYVSPVWKPNEMLWLARAWRIQYQGGSDASGSSSRSGHQEIGPFTGSDLAVQSTRGKTRADKDREVAEFLNKHGINRDAKTAGTKWDNMLGEFRKVYEWERGGEREQVGKSYFRLSPYERKLHRLPASFDEEVFEELSHFMGPRMRTSQSRGASAIASSDDGRSVLSGPRPLPPAPPFKVDELPLSVRTKQLVTTTGGDAFFHGTRGSLVGFDTSLDVGLGLPSSSSKELRRIGKIRMTWEESVSLWAEESEHHRGRVRLQGSSFLNADELTFFDDSVVACTMEAFEDGPLKGFSVDRFVNGQQVKVFGRRKSSAASASSVTGFTERAQLPFAEPSIRSMPPLELQDPTDYYIGCLRVPPTVLPGLFELSWHLQEPLPEEYRFPLRKDVYRDLPAGKEVLFTTTSELLDCRAMVYDVLSSIIRTNPSLSAATATSRDSFIGLWDDCVNRVISKFCSVEMVIIRKPSSSSTEPLQDQWPNVTGFVRNFCLWRGEETDQVREGHPDPSSSLVEKLLWTYMDLPYVLGYYAVGYMVTFCALSRSQDRILRTDLYSVDLSSPSERLKALVPCCRIAGLLPLLADRCFNTISNVGSYKQFPFSDFERINLRNGSIMEMTPNTVTRSFSNKKKWAAVKEIYDILDHRIPHSELICRACEKDLVLVFKPRGCKFKPINCEQLVEALKYVTKALVALHDLCFMHRDLGWDKVLRRSDTENEWFVCGFDEAVGAPQIYPHPVAGTDTDARGRHAPEMGRGLHGVKVDVWGVGYLVKTCGLTNVPKMLRELETRCLDQNPEQRPTAADCYHHLLQVQSASSGAPY; from the exons ATGGGTGGCAATAAAGGAGATGCAACCAAGAAGCAAACACCCCAGCCAACTCAACAACTCTCATCTTCTCCCAAAGAGCCCCTTGAGGAATCTTCAGAATCAAGGCAAAAGCATCTCCAGCAACCATCAGCTGTTGTGGTCACAGCGACTGGACCTCCTTTCATATCTGCGCCTTTATACGTCCCAACTGGTGCGACTTCTTCTCCCTTTGAACAGCAATTTGAGTCTGTCAATCCCAAGAGATCTCGATACAACAGTGGCCAATGGAAACTGCTCCCATCATCATCTTCCCTACAGTCGCAAGCCCAAATGGCTATAATCACCAGCGAATCAAGCCCATCACCCACAAATCCCATTAACCCTCAAACTCAGGCTCAGACCACAGCAGCTTCCTCCTCAGACGCAGCCTCATCTCCACCCCACTCTCCTCTCCCATCCACAACCTCGGGCCAGGAAACCAACAAACCGGAAGATCAGCAATTTCATCACCAATTCAGAAAGGGAAAATATGTGAGCCCCGTCTGGAAACCGAATGAAATGTTGTGGTTAGCAAGGGCTTGGAGGATTCAATATCAAGGAGGGTCTGATGCGTCTGGCTCTTCTTCAAGAAGTGGCCACCAAGAGATTGGTCCTTTTACAGGCAGCGATCTTGCAGTCCAATCAACAAGAGGCAAGACCAGGGCTGACAAAGATAGGGAAGTAGCTGAGTTTTTAAACAAACATGGAATCAATAGGGATGCCAAAACTGCTGGTACTAAGTGGGATAATATGTTAGGTGAGTTTAGAAAAGTTTATGAATGGGAGAGAGGGGGAGAAAGGGAACAAGTTGGCAAGAGTTACTTCAGACTTTCTCCTTATGAGAGAAAACTGCATAGATTGCCAGCTTCCTTTGACGAGGAAGTCTTCGAGGAGTTGTCTCATTTCATGGGGCCCCGCATGAGAACTTCACAAAGCAGAGGAGCTTCTGCGATTGCTTCAAGTGATGATGGTCGGTCGGTTCTTTCTGGTCCTAGACCGCTTCCTCCTGCTCCTCCATTCAAAGTAGATGAACTTCCTCTCTCAG TGAGGACAAAACAACTGGTAACGACTACCGGAGGAGATGCTTTCTTTCATGGAACAAGAGGAAGTCTGGTAGGGTTCGACACTTCATTGGACGTTGGGTTAGGTCTTCCTTCTTCATCTTCCAAGGAACTACGTAGAATTGGGAAGATAAGAATGACATGGGAGGAGTCAGTAAGTTTATGGGCGGAAGAAAGCGAGCACCATAGAGGAAGAGTGAGACTTCAAGGTTCAAGCTTTTTAAACGCAGATGAACTCACATTCTTTGATGATTCCGTGGTTGCTTGCACAATGGAAGCCTTTGAAGATGGCCCTCTAAAAGGTTTCTCTGTTGATAGATTCGTCAATGGACAGCAAGTCAAAGTGTTTGGTAGGAGAAAGTCATCCGCAGCTTCTGCATCTTCTGTTACAG GTTTCACTGAAAGAGCGCAGCTTCCCTTTGCAGAACCCTCTATCAGAT CAATGCCTCCTTTGGAGCTCCAAGACCCAACAGACTACTACATTGGGTGTCTTCGAGTTCCCCCAACGGTACTGCCAGGTTTGTTTGAACTTTCATGGCACTTGCAAGAGCCTCTACCTGAGGAATATCGATTTCCTCTAAGGAAAGATGTATACCGAGATTTGCCAGCCGGTAAAGAAGTTTTATTTACTACTACTAGTGAATTGTTAGATTGTAGAGCTATGGTGTATGATGTCTTGAGCTCGATCATACGCACCAACCCTAGTCTCAGTGCTGCTACTGCCACAAGCAGAGACTCTTTTATTGGCCTTTGGGACGATTGCGTTAATAGGGTTATCTCCAAATTTTGTTCTGTTGAAATGGTTATTATCCGAAAACCGTCTTCATCATCAACTGAGCCTTTGCAGGATCAGTGGCCAAACGTGACTGGTTTTGTTAGAAATTTTTGCTTGTGGAGGGGAGAGGAGACTGATCAAGTGAGGGAAGGTCATCCTGACCCATCATCTTCGCTAGTGGAGAAGTTGCTATGGACTTACATGGATCTTCCGTACGTATTAGGCTATTATGCTGTTGGCTACATGGTAACATTCTGCGCATTAAGCCGATCACAAGATCGCATTTTAAGGACAGATTTATATTCTGTAGATCTTTCTTCCCCCTCAGAGAGACTGAAAGCCCTAGTGCCTTGCTGTAGAATAGCAGGCCTGTTGCCCTTGCTGGCTGATCGATGCTTTAATACCATCAGTAATGTTGGTTCGTACAAGCAATTTCCATTCAGCGATTTTGAAAGGATTAATTTGCGGAATGGAAGTATAATGGAAATGACACCAAATACGGTGACAAGGTCATTTTCGAACAAGAAGAAATGGGCAGCAGTGAAAGAAATATATGACATATTGGATCATCGAATCCCGCACTCTGAACTTATTTGTCGGGCATGTGAAAAAGATCTTGTATTGGTGTTTAAACCTAGAGGGTGCAAATTCAAGCCCATCAACTGTGAGCAACTTGTAGAAGCTCTTAAGTACGTGACAAAAGCATTGGTAGCTCTACATGACTTATGCTTCATGCACAGGGACTTGGGCTGGGACAAAGTGCTGAGACGGAGCGACACAGAGAACGAATGGTTCGTTTGTGGGTTCGACGAAGCCGTGGGTGCACCCCAGATATACCCACACCCAGTAGCGGGTACGGATACAGATGCGCGTGGAAGGCACGCGCCAGAAATGGGGAGGGGGTTGCACGGCGTCAAAGTGGACGTGTGGGGAGTAGGCTACTTGGTCAAGACCTGTGGGCTCACAAACGTGCCTAAAATGCTGAGGGAGTTGGAAACCAGGTGCTTGGATCAGAACCCTGAGCAGAGGCCGACTGCAGCCGATTGTTACCACCACTTGCTACAGGTGCAGTCAGCTTCGTCCGGTGCACCCTATTGA
- the LOC108488354 gene encoding transcription factor bHLH118-like: MFPSDQIDGYLYEISDIPHHEDFVRQNLTSGESVEGSHLTRRTGKGEGLKSLAVANNNDANYAVSANDAKKIVRKEIERERRQQMGKLYQKLRSLLPPESIKGKRAASDHMNEAVNYITYMKKRVGELSIKRDKVKKLSNRSALDLGSSSASSSGISSCVAVHPFRGGVEIMISSGFEDQSWHLSTFLQAILEEGLDIVRCVSSQTIEGLLHTVQSEVTDPTQIDLSRLQTKLNDLISYHDNAGCGR; the protein is encoded by the exons ATGTTTCCTTCGGATCAAATTGATGGCTATCTGTACGAAATCTCTGATATTCCCCATCATGAAGATTTTGTGCGACAAAATCTCACATCTGGGGAATCCGTAGAGGGAAGTCATCTAACACGGAGAACGGGAAAAGGCGAAGGACTTAAAAGTTTAGCGGTGGCCAACAATAATGATGCCAATTATGCTGTTTCTGCCAATGATGCTAAGAAGATAGTTCGCAAGGAAATCGAACGGGAAAGGAGACAGCAAATGGGCAAACTCTATCAGAAACTTAGATCACTGCTCCCTCCTGAGTCAATAAAG GGAAAGCGAGCTGCGTCCGATCACATGAACGAGGCAGTGAattacataacatatatgaaaAAGAGGGTCGGGGAATTGAGTATCAAAAGAGATAAGGTCAAAAAATTATCTAATCGGAGTGCCTTGGATCTAGGGAGTAGTAGTGCTAGTTCATCAGGTATCAGCTCGTGTGTTGCAGTCCATCCTTTCCGGGGCGGAGTAGAGATTATGATAAGTAGTGGCTTTGAAGACCAAAGCTGGCATCTCTCCACGTTCCTGCAAGCTATCCTTGAAGAGGGGCTTGACATTGTCCGTTGTGTTTCCAGCCAAACAATTGAAGGGTTGTTGCATACTGTTCAGTCAGAG GTTACTGATCCAACACAAATTGATCTATCCCGGTTGCAAACCAAGCTAAATGATTTGATATCCTACCATGATAATGCTGGCTGCGGTCGCTGA